In Actinoplanes sp. NBC_00393, a single genomic region encodes these proteins:
- a CDS encoding alpha/beta fold hydrolase yields the protein MRTTQRNAVTVTGSESGRPMLFAHGYGCDQNMWRFVTPAFADTHRIVLFDHVGNGKSDLSAYSDERYATLDGYAEDVLEIIREHDLRDVIFVGHSVSSMIGLLAANREPDRFAGLVMVGPSPRYINDDSDGYFGGFGRSDIEEMLESLDSNYLGWSSAMAPVIMGNPERPELGEELTNSFCRTDPEIAKKFARVTFLSDNRADLPRSRVPSLILQCSDDVIAPTVVGEYVHKHTPESSFVALNATGHCPNLSAPEETVDAIKSWL from the coding sequence TTGAGAACCACGCAGAGAAACGCCGTCACCGTGACCGGGTCCGAGTCCGGCCGGCCGATGCTGTTCGCCCATGGGTACGGCTGTGATCAGAACATGTGGCGCTTCGTCACCCCGGCCTTCGCGGACACTCATCGGATCGTGCTGTTCGACCATGTCGGCAACGGCAAATCCGACCTGTCGGCGTATTCCGACGAGCGGTACGCCACGCTCGACGGCTACGCCGAGGACGTTCTGGAGATCATCCGGGAGCATGACCTGCGCGATGTGATCTTCGTGGGGCACTCGGTGAGCTCGATGATCGGCCTGCTGGCCGCCAACCGTGAGCCGGACCGGTTCGCCGGGCTGGTGATGGTGGGCCCCTCGCCGCGGTACATCAACGATGACTCCGACGGCTACTTCGGCGGGTTCGGCCGGTCCGACATCGAGGAGATGCTGGAGTCGCTGGACAGCAACTATCTGGGCTGGTCCAGCGCGATGGCTCCGGTGATCATGGGGAACCCGGAGCGGCCCGAGCTGGGTGAGGAGCTGACGAACAGCTTCTGCCGTACCGACCCGGAGATCGCGAAGAAGTTCGCCCGGGTCACGTTCCTCTCCGACAACCGGGCTGATTTGCCGCGGTCACGCGTACCATCGCTGATCCTGCAGTGTTCGGATGACGTGATCGCGCCCACCGTGGTCGGTGAGTACGTCCACAAGCACACCCCGGAGAGCAGCTTCGTGGCCCTGAACGCGACCGGGCACTGTCCGAACCTGAGCGCTCCGGAGGAGACGGTTGACGCGATCAAGTCCTGGTTGTAG